The Zeugodacus cucurbitae isolate PBARC_wt_2022May chromosome 4, idZeuCucr1.2, whole genome shotgun sequence genome includes the window gcttctaacctaatattatggtttccaactttcaatggactttatacaatatatatgacgaatatgtgggtcaaattgtgtattttataatataaataaagttaaataaataaattgcgagagtataaaatgttcggttacacccgaacttagcccttccttacttgttataactaAAATTTAGATTGTGTAACCACCTAATACCAAgcgattaaaataaaaagtgttattAAGGTATTCATATAAAAACTGTCTTTTGCTGGTTTTTATAATGTGAAAACTGTTGGTTTATGTCTCTTTCCTCGGTTAGTCAAATAAAAGAATAAGTGCTCTTGTCCTCACggataaaacaaaaccaacctAACATTCGAGTCTCCCTCTCAACAGGCCGAATTTTTATTccaacagccctattctgaaaaaacctcataactgaggtgagaggaaaattttgagagATTTCTTCTGTGACATATTTTGTGAAgctattctggctcgaacctcataaggaaaaagattaaaaaaacacCACATGAGGTGAAAAGCACATCGCTGTCAAACagctgttttaataaaaataaacaaatacaaatttgaaatggATAACCAAGAAATGtaagtaatttttcaaattcaaacattttaatgtaaatgtaatgatttcatttatttttactaagcTAACTCCGACCAATCGTCAAGAGCTGCAAATGCTTTGGTCGGTTTGGTGATACTGTACTATACTACAGTTATTGTGTTCGAGTTGCGAcgttataattatgtatgtgtacatatatatgtacatactacccagtaaaaaatctttggattaAGGTTAGTTTCCAGCTCTCAAGAAAAAGCTCAAGAAATTATCGGTATTGTTTCTTTTGTATGAAATAGTAGTAAGCAagaaattttgacatttcataTTGCACCGTGAATGTTAAACAATGGAAGAAGAAGAgtgtgaaaaattcaaaacaaacaaGAAAGAGATTTATTTAAGCAAGAGTAATTGgtaagttatttaaatttatttaaaaatgtcgtGATtaactatttgtatttatttttcaggtGGTTTTTAGTTTCTAGAATGGAAGACGATGAGTAAATTTTATACACTATTTCAccaaattatagtttttatacaaatatattttcttatattttaggcTAAATTTGATGATATTGATGAACTGTGGTGCTTTCATGACCATCATGGAATATGGCAGCAACAAGAAAAATCGCAGGAAAATGTGTCATTGGGTGAGCCCTTATCTCAAGGCAAGAAATGAGAAGGGGAGGTTTGCCACCGATTTCGAAAACTTGCGGAATGATCCAGCTCGTTTCGTGGAAAATTTCCGCATGCCGCCATGTATTTTTGATGAGCTTTGGGAGATGCTGGAGCCACATCTGCTTCCAAAGCGAAATAGCAGACCAAAGGATTTCATCCCAGCTAAAGCCAAGTTTGCAATTGTACTAgagtatgttatgaaaatatataatatattatattagcaCAAATAGGATTTGACCGCCTTCTTTTTTCAGGTACCTGGCTTCTGGAGATTTACAACGCCATATTGCCTCCTGCTACCGAATTAGTAAGCAGCATTTTGGAAGAATCGTGTCCGACGTGTGTAAGGCAATATGCTGCgatttgaaaaatgaaataccAGAGTGAACTGAACACACGTTGTTGGAAATATCTAATAGCTTCCGAACGCAATGGAATTTTCCGAACTGCGTCGGGGCTATCGATGGAAAACACATATCTATCAAAGCCCCACCAAAATGTGGAAGCGTGTTTTATAATtacaaagtaagtaaatatgtctgtatatgtatagattATAATACCCTCGTACGCTAGGatatgaaaatgagtaaaatcggttcaggaattacctcagccctcacatactatatatgccgattttcgttattctattgggctTTATGAAGAATAtctgggttaaattgtgtgttatctcaataaaattacaaaaatttattgcgagagtatataaatgTGCTACCAAATCCTCTTGTTTCTTCAAGATGTTATTGAATTGACTCCATGCCTCATCATTTTGGCTTCCGCTAAATTTCCGCTTACTTGTGGTGGGTGTTGGATTCTGAAaaatgcacaaacaaaaaataaaacattttcatttacatgCACATTATATACACATGATATACACTTACATAATCATATTGCGGAACATTTAACTCCTCCACATCCGCTCTATTTATGGGGGAAGATGAATCGAAATCTTCAAAAACTGGACTTGTGAAAGTTCTGCGAAAACAATGCATAActtcatgaaattttaaaataatattaaatttacttacTTTCGTTTCTGTGATACATTTGGCAAAAATGCCATTTCTTCAGCAAACTCCCAATCAACAGTATCTGAAAACAAAGGCTCCTCCAGCGTTTCTCCACAAGCGCTACCACTTTTGTGATTGCGGGCCACTTTGGCGTGATAGCGATAGCTCTCCCGTAAGCTAATCCACTCAGCTTTGCACTCACtaactaatataaaataaaaacaagttaagagattcataaaataaaagtttaatttatatacacttaCCAGTTTTGCCAAGCTTATGTGGACCCAGGCCTGCTCCACagcatttttatttgaatgcaaAACGTTAGTAATGTCCCATATTCGGGGCCATTCTTCCACTTCtttaattaagttttgtttttcACCTGCAGTGAAATTTCCAATTCGCTTTTGCCGCTTTGTTGTAGGTATTGAGTCTTCCATTTCTAATGTTTAAGccaaagaatatataaaattcaaatcaaattcaaataaaaccaCAAACTTGCTTCTTCTTCCCGCTCAATTTACTTCAGAAATATATAGAAACTGTTATGTTTCTTCGCAAAACCAGTGTTGCCTATccacaatttataaaataaaagtagtaaATATACTTACTGAATTTCTTGAGAGCTGGATGTTGCCAcaagaaaatttaatacaagAAAACTTCTTGAGCTTTTCTATAGTGTTTTTTTGTATggagtttttgcttttcttgaGAGCTGGAAACTAACCTTTAATACCAAAATCGAGTAAAGAAGGAGTAATGATTTGTTCATCCATTTCGAGCATTATGTGAGCAATAAAGtcatttttgttagtttttacaACAATCGTTTGTTTCCTCGctttttgttacattttggaggaataaATGAGCTTTATAAGAATAGAGGATAAAGCGTAAAGGCTGATCATAACTGTTAATTATTGTGAAATTCTTTTATGTTCTATAAAAGCGTATTTtgtcaatttaaattagtttgaatTTTGCAATCGACGCGTCAACGTGAATCAAGTGTCgcgaatatttgtataaaatttttatgcgggtaaaaagtgataaattacagtataaatatatgtaattatttataaaaaatttgtgtgtatttattcTCAAGACGAttagtgcaaaaataaattgaaaaatagtcTACTATATTGGTCCATCAAAGCCTCCAGATATCAAagctaattaaaaacaaaaactattgtttttcggtaagatctgatttttttatatttcgtttaagtaactaatatatgttatatatttttttcatactttcCAGAATCCgttaaagaaaactttacaTCATGTGGGGACTTTACAATCGAAACTGAAAGACCTATTCACTAAAATCTACTCCAACTTTCAATTCaacgtaaatattaaaattagctCTACCACTTACcaaatataaacattattttgaattattataactAATTTTGTTAAGTGAATtaatatatcttatatcttaaaaataaaaatttttaataatttacaacactgtttatatttttgtgtgtcgGATTTCTGCTCTTTTTGGAGACAAAAAAGATTACTCCCTCTACTCTCGTTTCAGAGGTCAAAAAGAGCTTAAAGAATGCTCGGTTTGTCCTCCATTAGGAGTTCAAAAGGAGTGATCCCTCGTAAGGACATGCCATGTTAAGAAGGAGTAATAAATGAATGGGGTTCGGAGCATTGTGGAGTAATCCATTACTCGCAAAAGAGCGTTCTAAGATTAATCTTTGGATGATCGAATTTTTTACTgggtatgtatatgtttaaaattatttaaaacaagtaaggaagggctttccggatttcaaatccactcgtcatcctgatcatttatgtatatataaccccatatctaactcttatatttcttggtgacacaaacaaccgttatgtgaacaaaactattatactctgtgcaacaggttgcgagagtataaaaatattaataaacaagtaaggaagggctaagttcgggtacagaATTTGACCCGcacattcgtcatatatattgcgtaaagtccattgaaagttggaaaccataatattaggttagaagcaccgaggtcctcgtgttcgatatatggggacttaaaaacctatggtctgttttcggcgatttttagaatggggctgccacactattaatatagtatttattcaaagttctacaccgatatcttcactagtgcttactttatatattgtaatgtaaacgattcagatccacttcaaagttcaggtatataggaagtaggcgtggttgtgaatcggtttggcctattttcacaacatatcattgggatgtaaaagAACTATtagaaaccaagtttcattaaaatcggtcaagtagttcctgagatatggtttttgatccataagtgggtgacgccacgcccattttccattttgtaaaaaaatctgagtgcagcttccatctgccatttcttatgtgaaatgtagtgtttctgacgtttttcgttagtgagttaacccacttttagtaattttcaacctaacctttatatgggaggtgggcgtggttattatccgatttctttcatttttggactgtactaagaagtggctaaacaatacgactgcagaaagtttggtttatatagctctattggtttccgagatatgtacaaaaaaccaatttgagggcgTGACCACGTCTacctccacaaaaaaattacatccaaatgtgcctctccctaatgggatcctatgttccaaatttcattttcataactttatttatggcttagttatgacactgtataggttttcggtttccgtcattttgtgggcgtggcagtggaccgattttgcagtggaccattttcgaaagcaacctcctcagggtgccaaggaacatgtgttccaagtttcattaagatatcttaatttttactcaagttatcgcttgcacggacagacggacggacggacagacatccggatttcaaatccactcgtcatcctgatcatttatgtatatataaccccatatctaactcttatatttcttggtgacacaaaaaccgttatgtgatcaaaactattatactctctttagcaacttttgttgcgagagtataattatagaatgaaggagtcctcctattgacctcttttaggagcagtaagggagattttttaattttgttcttatattgtgttttattttatattttattttagtgttggcctccttttgtcatcttttaggagcaaaagggagattttatacttctattgtgattttttttttacttcatttcagtattgatctccttttgtcctcctttaggagcaataaaggagattttttaatttttcgtagcttaaaaatcgtacttttgattcaaaaattacaatttaacgggaagtaataactgttaatttttgtcttcaagcaattgttcatttcaactgtgttttttaaagcttgcagacgtaagtgttttatatctattgagtattaaatattttaaattgataattaaatgtgctctaaaaggcatttaaaacgcctagtgaataaaaaattaaataatttaaataaaaaaacacaataataatacacaaaatgaaaatgatgtggaaagtgaaagtgaaaatgatgtggaaagaaagaaacatggaacaaagaatacggaagctagaggaaatatcggcgcagaacactatactcctggagcggattattgacatatttccaccgatgaagattgaattaatgatatttcctattaaaacatgaatgatttagcatctacagaatccttgcttttgaaaaattttcaaagaaacccctatcaaaaattttagatgaagtgattgcggagtccctgctcttaaaagtgaattgggatggagccattgaagaattatgcacttttcaataaatttcaactcatgtcatctatttttttaacaagtttaatttttataggccttaaaagatgattactcatgccctgattttgaggcaaagatcaaaaaggcgtttctcaaatgtaaggatcagttctacaggaacacttataatataaaaaaataatagatttcatgtacattcatttaattaaaaaactttaataaaaaataaaattataaaaatttgtttttgttaaaataattgcaggttgaaaataatataggatttatcatagagatctcctatagcagtaatcatagagatctccattaggaggttaaagggagtactcgcgttccaatgacatgcaatgttaaaaacgagtatacaattttacgtgTATTTACACACGAGTATTAGGAGTAATAGGGAGTATAGGATATCTCCTAAAGGATTAATCCAGGAGGTCTCAAACGATCATCCTAAAATCTGCTGGGTATGTgtagaaaattttgtatacatggGTGTGTGTTTTCACAATATTGGACAATTGTTTTATGTGTAATTTGTTAGGATTAAGTGTTAGTGTTTCTTAACTATATTAACTTGTGGTGTTCACATTTGTTCCTTGGTTGGATTTTGCAGAATGTGTTAATTCCTCATTTTTGGTTTGTATTTGATGCATTGTCCATCCGTGAGTGTATTTGTTTTAGGTTAATAcaaaaatggaataaataatataagttaataataataaataaataatattataaatacatgtatatattataaaaacatgaTGTAGCTTTCTCTAACTCTAGCACCCTCCCAAATATTGGGGTTTTCGATAACAATTCCGGTGCCTTGTGAATCTTCTAAAACTTCAGCGAAGCCAAGGTCTGCAGCCACACCATGCTTCAGTCAAAGTCTCTCTAATTGGTGTAGCGTGCTTTGACGTGCAACTTATTGTAACACACCTCCCTTGAATTTGAAAGTTCTTCGACTGGCGTTAACAGCCATGCTCCAATGGATATCATTGGTCATCTTGGTCGCAGACCCTTCAGAATTTTCCTCCTAATCCTCGATTCCTCCTGCTCCTCAACAATAACcgcacaaacaaaataaaacagttCCTCTATGCTAGTTATAAcactcaaatatttacatatttgttttcaaatattgatgtaaagcaaataaaacacaGATGTTTTTATGTTGTGATGGCTTTTAAATTTTCgccagcataaggtaatcatcccaaaattcaaaaacttcacaaggtgagtgtggtgatttttgtgcTGTGTGAAAATAGTGAATTGTGAAGAGTGTGAAAGAAAATAAGCATAATAGCTTAAAATCGTACAATAGAAGTAACTCCATAGACGCAATGGCGAGTTTgcaaaaattcgaatttgttCACGAAAAGCtgtgaaaaagcaaaaaagagaaCAGCCCTgcacaaatatgcatatattcgAAACAGTTGGTGATAGAAACCGTTTACGAGAATTTACTGCATTCGAATTTGACGAAAACGATGATCGCTGTAAACAGAAATTTGATTACATAGAAAACAGTTTGACAGCCGCTGATTTGTTGGTAATCTGTAATGTTTTTGGGTTTGACTGGCAATGcttgtaatttaaaattacacatatttcgAAATCTGCAATGCGAAACGTTGCTATGCGCAGTCGCGTAGTTTTGACGACGCCGCGCAAGTAGTATTCGCATTTGAATATCAACAACAATGAGAACAAAGGGGAAATGTTACAATGTGCAGAAGAGGAGaagtaacaacaaacaacaatacacTTTCGCGATATCGAAGACTCTACTCGTTTGTTTGTGCGATTTCACACGGGCGAGAAATTTGATATCGTAGTGTGGATACGCGAACGAATtccagaaatttatttttacaaacaaGTCTTTACGAGGTTTACAAACTATTTATTCAAAGTGAACGCGGAATAACATATTGGCTAAAACTGAATTTAGCTTTAGAAGAAGAATTTAAAACAATTCTAAACAGTAACATAGAAAACAATGCATTGATACAGTAGGTTATTGACGGAATTAcagatattaatatattaacaaaacaGAGTTTAACGGTGCATTAGATCTAAggtaatttaaagaaaaactgaAAGTGTATGAAACAATTCCAGAAAATAGCAGAGTAAATtgagccacgaaatactctacacgacttgcactcctgctctctgagagcactcatcagcatctcggtataagggaactgtggaacggcatctcaaactcactgcgtaccgctgcagccgaaacaattggatttcggcaatgacaaaaaacaagctggtacgatgaggattgccgtctcgcagcggagagaaaacagactgcctacctcgcaacgttgcaaacgaccacaacacgtgcgggatgggctagataccgagagctgaagagggaagcgagacacatctgcagacaaaaaaaagacagaggccgaaatgcgtgagtacgaagagcttgagaagttggcagacagaggtattgctcaaaaattgtatgaattgtacgaagg containing:
- the LOC128921497 gene encoding uncharacterized protein LOC128921497; protein product: MEEEECEKFKTNKKEIYLSKSNWWFLVSRMEDDELNLMILMNCGAFMTIMEYGSNKKNRRKMCHWVSPYLKARNEKGRFATDFENLRNDPARFVENFRMPPCIFDELWEMLEPHLLPKRNSRPKDFIPAKAKFAIVLEYLASGDLQRHIASCYRISKQHFGRIVSDVCKAICCDLKNEIPE
- the LOC128921445 gene encoding uncharacterized protein LOC128921445, which encodes MLEMDEQIITPSLLDFGIKVSECKAEWISLRESYRYHAKVARNHKSGSACGETLEEPLFSDTVDWEFAEEMAFLPNVSQKRKTFTSPVFEDFDSSSPINRADVEELNVPQYDYNPTPTTSKRKFSGSQNDEAWSQFNNILKKQEDLTYLLTL